Below is a genomic region from Tenuifilum sp. 4138str.
TATTTGGCTTGGCCGATTTGTACAAAGAGCTATCTTTGAGCATTCAAAAATTGTCAGGAAGTGACAAAGGGTTAAAAAACCGTACATAGGCATAATCTTTCTTTATGGTGGGTAAAAAGAATTTTAAGGAATTACTTAGTCATGTCAAGGCATTTGCCTTTGATGTTGATGGGGTGTTTACCGATGGTACAATTATCATTCACCCATCGGGTGAACTACTTAGAACCTCGAACACGCGCGATGGCTATGCTGTTCACGTTGCTATAGAACGTGGTTTTCCGGTGGCTATCATTTCCGGAGGCAAGTCCGAGGCGGTTCGCCAACGCTTTCAGGGATTAGGTGTAACCGATATCTACCTTGGTACTACCGATAAAATTGAGGCTCTTGAGGATTTTCGGTTTAAGTATGGGCTTGAACTCTCCGATATACTTTACATGGGCGACGATTTACCCGATTTTGAGGTTCTGCAACGAGTAGGAATCCCAACCTGCCCAAGGGATGCAGCACCTGAAATACAGCAAATTTCAGCCTACATTTCGAGTTTTGCAGGAGGCAAGGGCTGTGTGCGCGATGTAATTGAGCAGGTGTTAAGGGTCAATGGGAAATGGGGCCCATCCGCAAACGGGTTACAGTAAAAAACATTTGTGCTATGCTTAAATACTTTCGATTAGTCCGGTTCAAGAACTTGCTGATTATTGCAGCAACAATGGTGCTGGTTAGGTATATGCTTATACAAACCATACTTTCAGGTTATGGATTAGAATTACAGATGCCCATTTGGTATTTTGTAGCCTTAGTTCTTGCAACCATGCTGGTTGCAGCCGGCGGATACGTTATAAACGATTACTTTGATACTAAAGCCGATCTGATTAATCGTCCCGAAACGGTGGTTGTTGGAAAACAGGTAACCCGTCGGGGAGCAATTGCTTTCCATTTAGTGCTTTCCATTCTCGGGATTTTTCTGGGCACGGTAGTTTCGTTTCGTGTGGGAAGACCAGTGTTTTCGTTACTATTCTTCCTTACTGCCGGTGTGCTTTGGTTTTACTCAACTACCTATAAGCGTCAGCTATTTGTGGGTAACCTGGTGGTTGCGTTTTTAACTGCAATGGTTCCGCTCATCCCCCTGATTTTTGAGTTCCCCTTGCTTGGAACCTTCAGCGATGTCATTTTCATTTACCAGCTTAACATGAAGGTGATTGTTTACTGGGTAGGGGGGTATGCCTTTTTTGCCTTTATGCTTACTCTTGCACGGGAAATTATTAAGGATATTGAAGATTTTGAAGGCGATACATCGCTTGGGCGAAACACAATACCCGTTCACTTTGGGGTCAAAACTTCAAAATTGATTATTGCTACAGTGTTGTCGTTAACCCTGATTGCCCTGTTAGTTGCCTTTTCGGCATATCTTTTTAAGCTTTCGGTTAAGCCTTTCGATTATGTTTCGTTAGTTTACCTGGTGATATTCATAGTAATCCCCATTTTTATTTTGATTTTTAGCGTATTGCTTGCATCGTCCAAGAAGGATTACCATAAGGCAAGTTCGCTATGCAAGATTATCATGCTTTTAGGGCTGATTTACACACTCATTTTCCGTTTTATAGTAAACCTGTAAAGTTTTTTGTTGATGTTGCTACATGAATTGCTCCAGGGGAAACGACTAGTTCTGGCATCTAAATCGCCTAGGAGGCGTGAGCTGCTTAAAGGGCTTGATGTGGAATTTGAGATATGGGATACAAATCACGACGATGAGGAGCCATTCCTTGCCAACCTTCCTTTGGCCGATGTGCCGGTTTACCTCGCAAAGCAAAAGGCTACACACTTAGCCGATAGGCTCGATGATAGCACAATCCTTATCACCTGCGATACAATTGTTATTTGCTGCAACCAAATCCTTGGCAAGCCAAAGGATGAAGCCGATGCCCGCCGAATACTAAGCGCTTTGTCCAATAAGTCGCATACGGTTATTACCGGCGTGTGCCTTAAATCCAAAAATTCCGAAAGGGTTTTCGATGTTGCAACCGAGGTTCATTTCAAACGCTTAAGTATGGAGGAGATAGATTACTACATCAGCAGGTATAAACCGTACGATAAGGCTGGAGCTTACGGGGTGCAGGAGTGGATTGGATACGTGGGGGTTGAACGCATCGATGGTTCATACTTTAACGTAATGGGGTTACCCATTCATACGCTGCACTCGCAATTAATCTCTTTTATCAATTCACTGTCAAAGTAGAAAAATCCGAATAGCTATGAGAAAATCATTTTTGTTAATACTGCTTGCTGTGTCCCTTACTTTCAGGGGAATGGCCGATGAGGGCATGTGGATACCAATGCTTATTGGTAAAAATATTGCCGAGATGCAACGAATGGGCTTTAAGCTTACTGCCGAGGATATTTATAGCGTAAATAAGGCAAGCCTTAAGGATGCCATAGTTCATTTTGGCGGGGGCTGCACCGGTGAACTTATCTCGGCTGAGGGCCTTCTGATTACAAACCATCATTGCGGATACCCTGAAATACAATCGCACTCAACGGTTGAGAACAACCTTTTAGCCAACGGCTTTTGGGCTAGCAGTAAAGCCGAAGAATTGCCCAATCCGGGTCTCAAGGTGAGGTTCCTTGTGCGCATGGACGATGTAACCAATTTAGTCCTGAAAAACATAGCCCCATCTATGACCGAGCAGGAAAGGGCAAAGAGCATTCAGCAGGTGGCCGATAGCCTAATTGCAAAAGCTGAAAAGGAAGGCATTGGTTACGAAGCTAGCATTCGTCCTTTTTACTATGGCAATCAGTATTACATGTTTGTTTACCAGGTGTTTGAAGATGTGCGCCTGGTGGGTACACCCCCAGAGTCAATAGGTAAGTTTGGTGGCGATACCGACAACTGGGTTTGGCCTCGCCATACTGGCGATTTCTCGCTATTCCGTATCTACGCCGATAAGAACAATAATCCAGCACCATACTCACCAAGCAATGTTCCCTACAAACCCAAAAAATTCTTCAAAATATCGATGAAAGGTGTTAACGAAGGCGATTTTACCCTTGTCTATGGCTTTCCCGGCCGCACTCAGCAGTTTATAACCTCCCATGCCGTTAGGTTGCTTATTGACCAAAGCAACCCGCATAAAATAAATCTGCGCGATATCCGCCTTTCAATTTTCAATAAGTTTACCGAGTCAAACGATACTATTGCCATTAAGTATGCGGCTAAGCATGCCCGAGTGGCCAATGCCTGGAAAAAGTGGATTGGTGAAACAATGGGTTTGCGCAGGTTGGATGCTGTTTCCAAAAAGCAGGAGCAGGAGAGTATGTTTGCTGCGTGGGCGGCTACAAACCCTGAGCTTAAGGAGCGTTACGGTTGGTTACTTCCTACCTTCGATAGGCTTTACGCTGAGTTAGCTCCTCTGTCGCTGGTTGTGGATTACCGCAACGAGGCGGTTTATGGGGTTGAAATGCTCAGCTTTGCATCGCGTTTTGAGCGATTGTTGAGCATGGCTCTTGACCCCGGTGTTGATAAGGGGAAATTGGCTGAACAGCGTAATAAGCTAGTGGAGTATGTTCGCGATTTCTTCAAGGACTTTGAACTCAGTGTTGACAGGGAGGTTTTTGCTGCTATGATGCAAGCCTACTACGAGCGTATTCCCCAACAGCTTCAACCTGAATTTTTAGGTAAGTTCATCCAGCAGTCGGGTAATTGGCGGGAGTTAGCTAAGCAAATCTATTCACAAACCGCTTTTGCCGATAGCGTAAGGGTTTTAACCCTTTTGAATGACATTGATAGCACCAATGCCCGTGAGTTCCTGAACGACCCAATCTTTAGCATCTACTTTGAGTTCGAAGACCTTTACCGTAAGAATGTGCAAAAACGCTACTTTGAAATTACCGATAGTCTGGATATCCTTTACAGAACCTACGTGGAAGGGTTAATGCGTATGCAACCCGATAAGCGATTCTTTCCCGATGCCAACTCTACCCTCCGCATTGCATACGGCAAGGTGGGCGGTTTTGCCCCGCGCGATGGTGTGGTTTACGACTACTATACCACTATCGATGGGATTTACGAAAAATCGCAGCAGCGCGACGTTCCCGATTACGTTCCGCCAAAACGGTTGATAGAGCTTTACCAGACAAAGGATTTTGGCCCCTATGCTGTTAATGGAACTGTTCCGGTTGCATTCATCGCCTCAAACCATACAACTGGCGGTAATTCCGGTAGTCCCGTGCTCGATGCCGAAGGCAATCTTATAGGTGTAAACTTTGACCGCTGCTGGGAAAGCACCATGAGCGACGTAATGTTTGACCCCAACTACTGCCGTAACATATCGCTCGATATACGCTACGCGCTTTTTGTTATCGATAAGTATGCCGGTGCTAAGAATTTGATTAACGAGATGGTGATTTTGCAATAATAGGTAAATATCAAGTATTAACTTAAACGCTTAGCTTCTTTATGTAGCTAAGCGTTTTTTCGTAATAGCTATTTTCTTATCCTGTAAACCTTCCGCATGGTGTGCATAAAGCCCTTGGTACCGTAACCCTGGGCTATAAGGTTGAGGGTTTCGGAGCTATGGATCGGGAAAATTGAGCCAAATAGTCCCTTCACCTGTGGAATGGTAAACATCAGGTCGTCCAGCGGGGTGGAGGGGCCAAGCATGTATATGGAGCATTGCGGGTTTACGGTTTTTACAATCCCGTTGAATGTTCCATTGCTTAGGCTGGTTGAGGTGAGAATAACACAGTCGGCAACCGTGAGGTATTCGTGCTGTTTATCCATCGGTAGCACTGGCGCTTCGTGCTGGTCGATGTCGAAAACCAGGGGTTTGATACCCTTGGTTTGCAGCTTCTGAACCAGTGAGCCAAAGTAGCCTATCATCACCAGGTTGGTATGGCTGCTAAAATCAACCGTGTCAAAAATATCACCAACCCCGTCGGGTTCTACAAGGTAGTTTAGGGTTGCGTTGGCAAATGCGTTAGCAGCAACCCGGCATTCAGCTTTGCCAAGGTCAAAATTTTCAAGGTTTGTGTGGTCTACCTTTTTACCTAATGTGGCGCATACACCTATTTGTCCCAGTCCGTTCTGAACTGCCACATACTTTTCACCAAAGGTAAAATGCCCATCGCTAAAGGGGTTTATGCTCTTTGCCTTATCAAAAAGCTGTTCGAGTATATCGTAATTGTTGGCCATACACTAAATTTGTGGTTTCGCAATTTTTGCTGATGGAAATCGATAACCTAACGGAACGGCTAAAATACTCACTTCGTAAAAGCGAAGTGCAACAGCTGGCATCTTTTTTTTCTGCCATACCCAATGGAACTGATACGCTTTTTGAACTAAGCTTGTCCAAAAATAGCCAGTTGGCTTTCCATGCAGCTTGGGTTCTGGAGAACTGCTTATTGGATAATACCTCGCTTTTAGATGTCCATGCCGATAGGTTACTGGCTGTTATTCCCAGTTTGCAAAACAACTCAGTTCGTCGCCATTTCTGCAAGCTGTTCAAAACATGGTTGGAAAGTAATCAAAATAAACTTACTGAATGGATTGAAGCGCGCAATAGCAAGGTTGAGGGATTGATAGAGGCTTGCTATGGCTGGTTGCTTAGCACCGATGTTCCCGTAGCAGTTAGGGTTCATTGCCTTGAAATTATGTGGATTCTATCAAATCAATATACCTGGATTGCCGAGGAGTTGCCTAATACCCTAAGGCTTATTCAAATCGATTCAACTCAGGGGGTTAAAGCTATGGTTCGGCGAATAAAAAAGACAAGGGCAGGGAATGGTAAGGCTTGACATATATTTGGTGAAGAAAGGATTATGCCGCTCGCGCGAGCGCGCAAAAGCGCATATTACCGCAGGCGAGGTTCTGGTGAACGGGAAAAAGGTTACTAAACCATCGTTTGCGGTAGCCGAAACCGACTCTATTCAGCTCTCCATTAACCCCAACGATTTTTTTAGCCGCGGGGAACTTAAGCTTCAAAAGGCAATAGACGATTTTGGGCTCAACTTCCAAGACAAACTGGTGCTCGATGTGGGGGCTTCAACCGGTGGCTTTACCTATTGCGCCCTAAAGCATGGTGCAAGGTTTGTTTGGGCTGTTGATGTGGGAACCAACCAGTTAGACCCAGAATTGATTAACAATTCACGGGTCTGCTCCTTGGAAAAAACTGACATTCGAACCTTGGATATCTCGGCATTGGGTACTAGGGTTGATGTAATTACCGCCGACCTTTCGTTCATTTCGCTTACGCAGGTAGCTCAATCGTTAGTGAAATTCCTTAAACCCGATGGGTTTATGGTTTTGCTCATTAAGCCACAGTTTGAAGCGGGAAAGGAAAATATTGGTAAAAATGGGGTGGTAAAGGATAAAAAGGTTCACGAGGTTGTAATTGAGAACGTGGCAAAGTGCTTTGCTCAGCATAACATCTACCTGAATAGTATTACCTTTGCACCCCTCAAGGGTAAGGGCTATAATATTGAATACCTTGCCCTTTTTAGCAATTCCATTAAAGGTTTACCCAACGTAAAGACAATAGTTGATAGCGCTTTTGAAAATAACAGGCTAGTTTAGTATGACAGATAAAACGGGTTTCGATAGCTTTGTTGAGGCTATTCTTTGGATAGTAAAAAACTTAGCGGTTGGAGTACTAATCCTTTTTATTTCGAGGTTAATATTTCTGTTTTCGTTTGCTAATTGGAACGACCTTAGTGGATTGTCGGGCGATATTGCAAAGGCTTTCACCGTGGGCTTAAAGTTCGACCTAAAAGTGCTGACTATTGCCCTGTTACCATGTTTATTACTGGCTTTTGTTAGATTGATTTTTAGCGATAGGGTGGGGAACTTTACAAAGTTTTTCAGGTATTACTCTACTGCACTTATGATTTTGGTGGTGATGTTTGAGGTAATCAACTTTTACTTTTATAAGTTCTACCATACAAAGATTAGCGTAATAATTTTTGGTTTTTTTGAGGATGATACCTGGGCTGTGCTAGTTTCCATTTGGAAAGAATATCCCGTAATCCCGATTCTGGCGTTGTTTATAGTGTTGATTTGGACTTTTAGTAAGCTGTTCGTGCATCTTTATAAGCCCATAAGTTGCAACTTCTGCAAGAGGTTAAGGCCTATTTGGCTGCGAGTATTAATTGTGGTTGCAATTTCGGGCTTATACTTTTTGGGAATGCTTGGCAACATAGGCGTTACTTCGATTGATGAGCAGCATACAATCATATCTAAAAATATTTTTGTAAATACGTTGCCTGTTAACGGTCTTTTCAGCACAAAAATTGCGTGGACTGATAGGCAAAGGAGCCGGATTGACATCAATATACCTAAAATGCTCAAGTCCTTAAAATTCAAATCAATAGAGGATGCAGCAGGTGTTTTTTATGGTTTAAAGGTCGATAGTGTATCAGCTGAAACCTTTTACACCACCACTCCTCAAAACCATTTTCTTGAAAATAATCCGCCGCATGTGGTTTTTATCCTAATGGAAAGCATGAGTAACTTTTATATCGATATGCATTCCGATAGCTGCAACATGTTGGGTTCCCTTGCCGATGTTTTGGATAGCTGCTACCTGTTCCGTAACTTTTTACCATCGTACTCAGGAACAATCTACTCCTTAGAAAGTATACTTGTAAACACTCCCAAAAGTCCACTATCTCAGTCACCTTATCAGAACTTTTCATTTGATGCTTCGGCAGCAAAGCCTTTTTATGAAAAGGGATATACAAATATATTTTTAACCGGAGGTAAAATGGGTTGGAGGAATATGGATAAGTTTATACCACGTCAGTATTTTAATAGCATTGAAGCAGAACCAACCCTCAGGAAGTTATACCCCGAGGGCAAGGAAGGGGAGTGGGGCATGCACGATGAGGTGCTTTTCCAAAGGGCTTTCGATGTGCTTGCAAATTCTAATGGCAAACCTTACCTGATATTCGGTATGACCATTTCGCACCATACTCCATACGACATTCCTGACAACTACCAGGGTTACCCCATTTCAATTCCAGATTGGGCGCGCAAACGCATGAAGTTCGACGGGGCAATAGTGTTGAAAGGGCTTAGGGCATACCATTACGCCAATAGCTGTTTGGGCAATTTTATCAAACGTATTATTGCTTCCCCCCTTGGCGAAAAAACTATAATTGTAGCCACCGGCGACCACAATATCCGACAGAACTTTGAGTATCCGCAGGCCGATTTGTTTATGCAGTACTCAGTTCCATTACTCATCTATATTCCACCTAAATATCGTCCTAAAAATCCAATCAATACCAGGCGTTTTGCATCGCATAAGGACATTTTTCCTACCCTTTACAACCTTTCGCTTTCAAGTGCGCGATATCCAAACTTTGGAAACAACCTATGTAACACCTATTGTGCAAACGATTTTGGACTTTACTGCTACAGCATTGCTGCCGATAGCATTGGTCTGGTCGATTTTAGTTCAACCCCTTTGTTTTATCGGTGGAGCGATAGGGAGCATCGTAAGCTTGAGCCAAGCAACTATTCACCCGATAAACATCTCGACTCACTTATGTTGAGGGCTAAGGCGCTTACCGCATGTATGAACTACCTGCTTATTAAAGACATTGAAAAAAGCAGGTAGGTTTGTTTAGGGGAATTGAAAATTTAGCTATTTTTATATAAGGCAATATCGCAAATGTTAAACAAAACATGCTGCGATGCGTTTCTTATGCAAAATTCTTTATGCTATGTTACGTAAAACATTATTGCTTTTTATATCGATTATACTATTAAACCCACTCAATGCCCAGGATAAGGGTATGATAAAGGGGAGAGTATTTGATAGTAAAACCAACGAACCAATTCCATTTGCCACAGTAATTGTATATGGAAAAATTATTGGCACCACCTCTGACTTTGATGGCAATTTTGTTATTGCCGGTCTGGAACCTGGGTGGGTTGAGCTACAGGTTACTGCCATTGGTTTTAAACCCTACATTTCCGAAGCAGTAATGGTAACCCGCTCAAAAAATATTTTTATCGATATTCCACTGGAGGAAATGCCCTATGAGATTGAGAGTGTGGTGGTAAAGGCATCGCCTTTTAGGCGAAGCGAGGAAGCCCCGCTTTCTTTACGCCGTATCGGTATCGATGAGATTGAGCGTAATCCGGGAGGAAACCGCGACATTAGCCGCGTTATTCAGTCGTTGCCTGGCGTTGCTCCCTCGCTTGCTTACCGTAACGATGTTATTGTTAGGGGTGGAGGGCCAAATGAGAACAGGTTCTACCTCGATGGTGTTGAAATCCCAAACCTGAATCACTTTGCCACACAGGGGGCTTCCGGAGGCCCAGTAGGAATCATTAATGTTGATTTTGTGCGTGAGGTAAACTTCTATTCTGGCGCTTTCCCCGCCTCAAAGGGCAACGCGCTTAGTTCAGTACTCGATTTCCGTCAGGTTGATGGAAACAGTGAGCGGCTAAAGGTTAAGGGAGCAGTAGGAGCATCGGATTTAGCGCTGACCCTCGATGGGCCATTAAGCAATAATACTACCATGATTTTCTCAGCTCGCCGCTCTTACCTGCAATTCCTTTTTAACGCCTTGGGACTTCCGTTTTTGCCCAACTATAACGACTTTCAGTTCAAGACTAAAACCCGTATCGATACAAAAAATGAGATTACCGTAATTGGACTCGGTGCCATTGATGAGTTTGAGCTGAACCTGGGCTTGAAAAACCCCGATGAGTATCAACGTTACATCCTTGGTTATTTACCTGTAAATACACAATGGAATTATACCCTGGGAACAGTTTACAAGCACTATGCTAGCAATGGCTACCATACCCTTGTGGTTAGCCGAAATATGCTAAACAACAGGCAGTACAAGTTTACGAATAACGATGATAACCTCCCCAAGGTTCTCGACTATACATCGTGGGAGGCCGAGAATAAGTTACGCTATGAGCGCGATTTAGGGTTGAAAAATTACAGTATAAATTTTGGAGCGGGTTTGGAGTATGCCCGATATTTTAACTCCACTTATAGAGCAAAGTTTATTGGTGAAACCTTTACCCCCGATACTTATGAAACCAACATGGATTTGTTTAAGTGGAATATTTTTGGCCAGGTGAACAGAACCTTTTTCGCAAAGTTAACGGTTTCGTTAGGGGTTCGGGCCGATGCAAGTAGCTATTCAGCCGAGATGAATAACCTCTTTAAGCAGCTTAGCCCTAGGTTATCAGCCTCGTATATGCTTAAACCCAATTTATTTTTGAATGCAAATGTTGGAAGATACTACCAACTGCCTCCATACACAGCCTTGGGGTTTGCCAACGCCACTGGCTCTTTAGTGAATAAAACAAATGGTTTGTCGTATATCCAATCGGACCATCTGATGGCTGGTTTTGAATGGCAACCCAATGAGCAAAGTCAGATTACTGTTGAAGGTTTCATGAAATTCTACAATAAGTACCCGGTTTCCAAAAACGACTCGGTGTCAATATCAAGCAAAAGTGCCGACTATGGAACCTTTGGCGATGAGCCTTTAGTGTCCACAGGGAAAGGGCGAACCTTTGGGGTTGAGTTACTTTACCGAAATAAAAAGCTTTTGGGTTTCAATACTCTTTTCTCATACACCTTGGTTAGAAGCGAAACTAGCTTAATGAATAGTAACCTAAAACCTTCAGGTAAATGGATTCCAACATCCTGGGATAATCGCCATTTGGTTACACTTACAGCCACTCGTTCCTTTAAAAAAGGATGGGATTTTGGCTTCAAGTGGCGATTTGTAGGTGGCCCGCCGTACACCCCTTACGATTTAGCAACCTCATCGTTGATAAATGTATGGAATGTTCAGCGTCAGCCATCGCTCGATTACTCCCGTTTCAATAGTCTTCGACTGCAGTCGTTCCACCAGCTCGACATCCGTGTCGATAAGTCTTACTACTTTCAGTCGTGGATGCTGAACTTCTATGTCGATATTCAGAATGTTTACAACTTCCAGGGCGATAGGCCCCCGCTTTACACTACAGTTTCCGATACCAGCGGTAATCCTGTGGTTGACCCAAACGACGCTACCCGATACCTGCTAAAGAAGATTGAGGGAACCGGTGGGGGAACCGTATTACCTACCATTGGCGTAATTGTTGAATTCTAAAAAATGATAACGATGAAAAGATATTCTATCATAGTTTCCGTGATTTTGAGTTTGTTGGTTTTGCAGGAGTGCAAACCAACCCAGCAGTCACTGACCGAAACAATTACTCAAGAGCTGACAACCTCACCATTCAGCAATGGTGTACCAGCCCAAGTTGTAGTAATTGGCGGACAGGAATACAAGTATCCAATTATTGCCATTTGGGTTGAAGATTTAAGTGGGAACTTTATAGGCACACTTTACGCATCGCAATCCATTTCAACAGGAATCTTCCGCTATGGCGTTTACGATAAAGGGAAATGGCTGCCGGGTGAGCGAAATAAGCCAGCTGCATTGCCGCGCTGGAAAAATTTAACCGCGTCAAACGCTCCTCGCGTTAATCAGGGGGTCGATGCGTTTAGCGGTGCAACCCCTTCAGGTTCATTTGCTTTAAAGACCATGCTGCCTGCTGGTATTGATGAATTTAAGGTGTATATGGAGGTCAATAAACCGTGGGACTTTAACAACTACTGGCACAACAACCGGTTCCCGGGCGATGAGGAGTATGCCACATCGGGGCAACCAGCAATCATCTATGAGGCTTTGGTATCTAGAAAAACGGGCGATAGCCTATTCTATTTCAAACCCATTGGCCATAGCAACCCATCGGGGGCTAATGGCGAAATTATTCCCGATATAGCTACCTTTACATCTGCGTTAAAAATAGTAGAAAGAGCCTGGATTGAACTGTCCAAATAATGGAGAAAGTTATTGATAACAAGGTTGCAGTAATTGCAGGGGGAACTGGTCTTATTGGAAGGAGTCTGGTTCCCATGCTCCTAAATGAAGGGTATCGGGTAAAATTGCTTACCCGTAACCCCAAAAAGGTTCAAAAATCTGGTATCAATGTTGATATTATAGAATGGAGCGGTAAACCCGATAGCGAATTAACTGCCCTGCTTGAGGGTGTTGATGTTGTTGTTAACCTTTCGGGCTACAATATTGCAACGCTTTTGACAAAACGAAATAGAAAGAGGATTGTTGATAGCCGAATACTTCCAACAAGGGCTCTAGCGCAGGCTATGACATCATGCCGTAAACCACCCAAAGTGTTTGTCCAAGCTTCAGCTGTTGGCGTATATCCATGTAATAGT
It encodes:
- a CDS encoding Rossmann-like domain-containing protein, with amino-acid sequence MANNYDILEQLFDKAKSINPFSDGHFTFGEKYVAVQNGLGQIGVCATLGKKVDHTNLENFDLGKAECRVAANAFANATLNYLVEPDGVGDIFDTVDFSSHTNLVMIGYFGSLVQKLQTKGIKPLVFDIDQHEAPVLPMDKQHEYLTVADCVILTSTSLSNGTFNGIVKTVNPQCSIYMLGPSTPLDDLMFTIPQVKGLFGSIFPIHSSETLNLIAQGYGTKGFMHTMRKVYRIRK
- a CDS encoding Maf family nucleotide pyrophosphatase, giving the protein MLLHELLQGKRLVLASKSPRRRELLKGLDVEFEIWDTNHDDEEPFLANLPLADVPVYLAKQKATHLADRLDDSTILITCDTIVICCNQILGKPKDEADARRILSALSNKSHTVITGVCLKSKNSERVFDVATEVHFKRLSMEEIDYYISRYKPYDKAGAYGVQEWIGYVGVERIDGSYFNVMGLPIHTLHSQLISFINSLSK
- a CDS encoding geranylgeranylglycerol-phosphate geranylgeranyltransferase, which encodes MLKYFRLVRFKNLLIIAATMVLVRYMLIQTILSGYGLELQMPIWYFVALVLATMLVAAGGYVINDYFDTKADLINRPETVVVGKQVTRRGAIAFHLVLSILGIFLGTVVSFRVGRPVFSLLFFLTAGVLWFYSTTYKRQLFVGNLVVAFLTAMVPLIPLIFEFPLLGTFSDVIFIYQLNMKVIVYWVGGYAFFAFMLTLAREIIKDIEDFEGDTSLGRNTIPVHFGVKTSKLIIATVLSLTLIALLVAFSAYLFKLSVKPFDYVSLVYLVIFIVIPIFILIFSVLLASSKKDYHKASSLCKIIMLLGLIYTLIFRFIVNL
- a CDS encoding S46 family peptidase, with protein sequence MRKSFLLILLAVSLTFRGMADEGMWIPMLIGKNIAEMQRMGFKLTAEDIYSVNKASLKDAIVHFGGGCTGELISAEGLLITNHHCGYPEIQSHSTVENNLLANGFWASSKAEELPNPGLKVRFLVRMDDVTNLVLKNIAPSMTEQERAKSIQQVADSLIAKAEKEGIGYEASIRPFYYGNQYYMFVYQVFEDVRLVGTPPESIGKFGGDTDNWVWPRHTGDFSLFRIYADKNNNPAPYSPSNVPYKPKKFFKISMKGVNEGDFTLVYGFPGRTQQFITSHAVRLLIDQSNPHKINLRDIRLSIFNKFTESNDTIAIKYAAKHARVANAWKKWIGETMGLRRLDAVSKKQEQESMFAAWAATNPELKERYGWLLPTFDRLYAELAPLSLVVDYRNEAVYGVEMLSFASRFERLLSMALDPGVDKGKLAEQRNKLVEYVRDFFKDFELSVDREVFAAMMQAYYERIPQQLQPEFLGKFIQQSGNWRELAKQIYSQTAFADSVRVLTLLNDIDSTNAREFLNDPIFSIYFEFEDLYRKNVQKRYFEITDSLDILYRTYVEGLMRMQPDKRFFPDANSTLRIAYGKVGGFAPRDGVVYDYYTTIDGIYEKSQQRDVPDYVPPKRLIELYQTKDFGPYAVNGTVPVAFIASNHTTGGNSGSPVLDAEGNLIGVNFDRCWESTMSDVMFDPNYCRNISLDIRYALFVIDKYAGAKNLINEMVILQ
- a CDS encoding KdsC family phosphatase; the protein is MVGKKNFKELLSHVKAFAFDVDGVFTDGTIIIHPSGELLRTSNTRDGYAVHVAIERGFPVAIISGGKSEAVRQRFQGLGVTDIYLGTTDKIEALEDFRFKYGLELSDILYMGDDLPDFEVLQRVGIPTCPRDAAPEIQQISAYISSFAGGKGCVRDVIEQVLRVNGKWGPSANGLQ
- a CDS encoding TlyA family RNA methyltransferase; this translates as MVRLDIYLVKKGLCRSRERAKAHITAGEVLVNGKKVTKPSFAVAETDSIQLSINPNDFFSRGELKLQKAIDDFGLNFQDKLVLDVGASTGGFTYCALKHGARFVWAVDVGTNQLDPELINNSRVCSLEKTDIRTLDISALGTRVDVITADLSFISLTQVAQSLVKFLKPDGFMVLLIKPQFEAGKENIGKNGVVKDKKVHEVVIENVAKCFAQHNIYLNSITFAPLKGKGYNIEYLALFSNSIKGLPNVKTIVDSAFENNRLV
- a CDS encoding LTA synthase family protein; the protein is MTDKTGFDSFVEAILWIVKNLAVGVLILFISRLIFLFSFANWNDLSGLSGDIAKAFTVGLKFDLKVLTIALLPCLLLAFVRLIFSDRVGNFTKFFRYYSTALMILVVMFEVINFYFYKFYHTKISVIIFGFFEDDTWAVLVSIWKEYPVIPILALFIVLIWTFSKLFVHLYKPISCNFCKRLRPIWLRVLIVVAISGLYFLGMLGNIGVTSIDEQHTIISKNIFVNTLPVNGLFSTKIAWTDRQRSRIDINIPKMLKSLKFKSIEDAAGVFYGLKVDSVSAETFYTTTPQNHFLENNPPHVVFILMESMSNFYIDMHSDSCNMLGSLADVLDSCYLFRNFLPSYSGTIYSLESILVNTPKSPLSQSPYQNFSFDASAAKPFYEKGYTNIFLTGGKMGWRNMDKFIPRQYFNSIEAEPTLRKLYPEGKEGEWGMHDEVLFQRAFDVLANSNGKPYLIFGMTISHHTPYDIPDNYQGYPISIPDWARKRMKFDGAIVLKGLRAYHYANSCLGNFIKRIIASPLGEKTIIVATGDHNIRQNFEYPQADLFMQYSVPLLIYIPPKYRPKNPINTRRFASHKDIFPTLYNLSLSSARYPNFGNNLCNTYCANDFGLYCYSIAADSIGLVDFSSTPLFYRWSDREHRKLEPSNYSPDKHLDSLMLRAKALTACMNYLLIKDIEKSR